The DNA segment AGATCAGATCTAATTGATAACCTGGTGGAAACGGTTAAAGGTTACTCCATACACGAAAAAACCACCTTTCAAGAGGTTAGTCAGGCACGCTCCCAGTTGAACAATGCTGAGACTGTTAAAGAAAATGAAGAGGCAGATAATGTCTTAACCGGTACTTTGAAAAGTCTGTTTGCAGTTGCGGAAAACTATCCTGAACTGAAGGCCGATGAAAATTTCCTGGAATTACAGGATCAGCTATCCCAAACCGAGGATAAAATTGCCGATTACCGGGAATTATACAATGAAATTGTTTTAACCTATAATAACAAGCGTGAAGTATTCCCCAACAGCATAATAGCCAATTTCTTCAGTTTTCCTGAAGCAGAATACTTTGAACACGATGTAAATGCGGAAGAAGTGCCTGAGGTTGATTTTTAACCCCTCTCTTCCACCTTGTTGTTGTGGCACCATCAGGATTAAAGGCACCATCGGATTTAAATAAGAGAAATTTTAGTTTTCAATCTGCCGTATCAAACGATTACATTCCCCAACCACTTTTTTTCTTCCAAAGGCCTGGGCTATCCTCCGCACTGCCTCCAGCATCCGGATAAGTGAGTCCAGCCAGCTGAATATATCCCCGGCATAGGCGTGTATCTCGTAGTCACGCATCAACTTCCGGCTTATATCCACTGGATCCCGTTTTGACAGGCGTTGTTTAACCATTCTCCGAGATAGTTCCCTCTGGAAACATCCACAAAATGGCCTATCCTTACATTTACAGGTGTAAAAATCCATCTGAAGCTTCATCAATCTTTCCCTGAGGCGGGGTTCCAGTTTGTTAAGGGCTGTGCCCGAACTAAGAATATCAAGGGTGCTGTCTGCAAATAAGCGGGTGGACATGTTTATCTTGAGAATACGGCTCATCTGGGTGGTTATCCTGCTGGAAAGATAGGCACTTTCAAATGGTTCCAGTTTAAGGGCTATATCCATGGGATGCATACGGTCCAGATTCTTTCGGATGTACTCTGCACAGAAATGTGATAGGAAAGACATGGAAACCGCCCTCCCGTATCTGGTGGGGGTTACCTTACCATCCATCTCCTTTACCAGACCATAATCCACCATTAGATTGAATGCTTCCTCAAATTCCAGGGGTAGCTCTTCGTTGGCATATTCCTGACCTATCTGGCTGAATTTATCGGCGCGCCCGGCACAGATATCTGCCAGGAACTGTTCCACCTGACTGTCCTCAGAGTAGGTTACATTCACTGCTTCCACATCACTGGATAAAAGTTCCATGGCCTGCATTTCCTCGGTTTCATCACCGTAACTGCGACCAATCTCGGGCAAGAGATATACCTTTCCCTGGTCATGATAGGTGGGTCTTCCTGCCCGGCCCAGCATCTGGGAGAACTCATTGGGGGTGAGTGTCTTGTTCCCCATGGTTAAACTTTCAAAAAGTACTTGGGATGCAGGAAAATCCACCCCTGCGGCTAACGCAGCCGTGGTGACCACTGCCCCCAACTTTTGGCCCCCAAAATCCCTTTCAATCCTGTTCTTTTTGGAGTAAGACAACCCAGCATGGTATGCTGCTGCCTTAACACCTCTCCGAGTCAGATAATCAGCCACACTATGGGTTTTCCGGCGTGAATTGGTGAAAATAATACTCTGACCATGGTATCCCTTTTTTGATCGGTTCTGGTATTCATTACGGGACAGCTGAGTTAGAAGATGGTTTTTCTCTTCCTCAGTGCGGGTGAATATGAGGTGTCTCTCCAGGGGAACCGGTCGCAGGGGGTACTGCACCAGTTTCATGCCAAACTCCGTGGCTATTTCCTGGGGGTTTTGCACAGTGGCGGAAAGTCCGATGACTTGCAGGTCAGGAAAGATCGATTTCAACCGGTGAATGAGTCCCCTTAGTCGGGGGCCCCGTTCATCATCCCCCAGCATGTGGATCTCATCCACCACCACGGTTTTAAGGTTTCCCAGTTGGGATGATCTCCCGGCACGGAGGAGGAAGTCCAGGCCCTCGTAGGTCCCCACCACTATATCTGCGGCATCTATCTTTTCATCGGGTAGAGTGAGTTCTTCTTTGGCTTTTATCCGGCTCATGCCCACTCTTATGGAGACATTCAATCCCAGTTTCTGGTATCTTTTCTTGAAATCACGGTATTTCTGGTTGGCCAGGGCCACTAGAGGGGTTAAAAAGAGGAATTTGCCCCCTTCCAGGGCGTGGGGTATGCCCGCCAGTTCCCCGATTAGTGTTTTTCCACTGGCAGTGGCGGATACCACCAGGAGGTTCTCCTCTTCCAGGAGTCCAGCCTGGAGTGCCAGTACCTGAACCGGTAGAAGATGAGTCCCCTGGGTTTTCAGAGATTTCTTGAATTTTTCCGGGATTTTTAACTGGTCAATTCTGATTTGTGGGACGTTAGATTTTCTGGTAGTGATTTTAT comes from the Methanobacterium formicicum genome and includes:
- a CDS encoding LemA family protein; the encoded protein is MWNLIGFGLVVLIIVIFFTIIIAVYNSLIKLQNGVEGAWSQINVQLERRSDLIDNLVETVKGYSIHEKTTFQEVSQARSQLNNAETVKENEEADNVLTGTLKSLFAVAENYPELKADENFLELQDQLSQTEDKIADYRELYNEIVLTYNNKREVFPNSIIANFFSFPEAEYFEHDVNAEEVPEVDF
- a CDS encoding DUF5814 domain-containing protein, whose product is MIILRRKKKIVELFPIGSSKGALNSRRKPLFHGYIKFRRVDGQLKIHKFIVKKDKETILPPSEAIKILRKQNIFLVGKDPDTEEFLQSLNIKYNHTLICRHCTFEGFITLIQRDKSYSYHGDHLCRLCAESEIKRELKAHSYDLSTFSRFRKMLDETGDLAKVLSVFDPRFDPLKHQELTLYDKITTRKSNVPQIRIDQLKIPEKFKKSLKTQGTHLLPVQVLALQAGLLEEENLLVVSATASGKTLIGELAGIPHALEGGKFLFLTPLVALANQKYRDFKKRYQKLGLNVSIRVGMSRIKAKEELTLPDEKIDAADIVVGTYEGLDFLLRAGRSSQLGNLKTVVVDEIHMLGDDERGPRLRGLIHRLKSIFPDLQVIGLSATVQNPQEIATEFGMKLVQYPLRPVPLERHLIFTRTEEEKNHLLTQLSRNEYQNRSKKGYHGQSIIFTNSRRKTHSVADYLTRRGVKAAAYHAGLSYSKKNRIERDFGGQKLGAVVTTAALAAGVDFPASQVLFESLTMGNKTLTPNEFSQMLGRAGRPTYHDQGKVYLLPEIGRSYGDETEEMQAMELLSSDVEAVNVTYSEDSQVEQFLADICAGRADKFSQIGQEYANEELPLEFEEAFNLMVDYGLVKEMDGKVTPTRYGRAVSMSFLSHFCAEYIRKNLDRMHPMDIALKLEPFESAYLSSRITTQMSRILKINMSTRLFADSTLDILSSGTALNKLEPRLRERLMKLQMDFYTCKCKDRPFCGCFQRELSRRMVKQRLSKRDPVDISRKLMRDYEIHAYAGDIFSWLDSLIRMLEAVRRIAQAFGRKKVVGECNRLIRQIEN